The Tistrella mobilis genome window below encodes:
- a CDS encoding DUF3237 domain-containing protein, with translation MTTGFPATPPVLSPVALIEAEIGAPQELGTLVDGQRRIIPILGGRVSGARLAGRVLPGGADWQTVRPDGLAEIEARYTLALTEVDGMAVEALVDIRNPGMRHGPADVLARVAAGEDVDPALYYFRTTPRFTTGHPVLGWMNRTLFVARGRRLAARVEIEVFAVG, from the coding sequence ATGACCACCGGCTTTCCCGCCACTCCGCCCGTGCTCTCCCCCGTGGCCCTGATCGAGGCCGAGATCGGCGCGCCCCAGGAACTGGGGACGCTTGTCGACGGCCAGCGCCGGATCATCCCGATCCTGGGTGGTCGGGTCTCCGGCGCCCGGCTGGCCGGGCGGGTGCTGCCCGGCGGGGCCGACTGGCAGACCGTGCGGCCCGACGGCCTGGCCGAGATCGAGGCCCGCTACACTCTCGCCCTCACCGAGGTCGACGGCATGGCCGTCGAGGCGCTGGTCGACATCCGCAATCCCGGCATGCGCCACGGTCCGGCCGACGTGCTGGCCCGGGTGGCGGCGGGCGAGGACGTCGACCCGGCGCTCTATTACTTCCGCACCACCCCACGCTTCACCACCGGTCATCCGGTTCTCGGCTGGATGAACCGGACGCTGTTCGTGGCCCGGGGCCGACGTCTGGCGGCGCGGGTCGAGATCGAGGTCTTCGCGGTCGGCTGA
- a CDS encoding MarR family winged helix-turn-helix transcriptional regulator has translation MTRGRRTTSSVLPRPAGRGDAFEQWPEDVEFGVLRELMGYALRRAQIAIYEDFFATVADLDITPPMFSSMVLIRNNPGLNQSRLGRVVGIARSGTMALVDRLERAGYVERRPTPGDRRVNQLALTPDGEAVLDELIRRIRAHDDRVSARLSEAEKVTLRDLLARF, from the coding sequence ATGACACGCGGACGGCGGACGACCTCCAGCGTCCTGCCGCGGCCGGCCGGTCGCGGCGATGCTTTTGAGCAATGGCCGGAGGATGTTGAGTTCGGGGTGCTGCGCGAGCTGATGGGCTATGCGCTGCGCCGGGCCCAGATCGCCATCTACGAGGATTTCTTCGCCACCGTCGCAGATCTGGACATCACACCGCCGATGTTCTCGTCGATGGTGCTGATCCGGAACAACCCCGGCCTCAACCAGAGCCGGCTCGGCCGGGTGGTGGGCATCGCCCGCTCGGGCACCATGGCCCTGGTGGATCGGCTGGAACGTGCGGGCTATGTCGAGCGCCGGCCGACCCCCGGCGACCGGCGGGTCAACCAGCTTGCCCTCACGCCCGATGGCGAGGCGGTGCTCGACGAGTTGATCCGGCGGATCCGCGCCCATGACGACCGCGTCTCGGCGCGGCTGAGCGAGGCGGAGAAGGTCACGCTCCGCGATCTGCTCGCGAGGTTTTGA
- a CDS encoding TRAP transporter small permease, with translation MSRADPAPHSVQGRGRKASRSGGPFRTGFGPVGVLCRLVAMAGGLMLVAIAAMSVISIIGRWFAGTGIAGLELGPVPGDFELVETGTAIAVFCFLPQAQLARAHVTVDLFTMRAGPGLRRALGVIADLLFAVTSALLAWRLTIGLEERLTYGETTMILGLPQWWVYVPGVAFMALTTLACLTTLGATLRGAVPPTEAEIAAAEAGPARAENR, from the coding sequence ATGTCGAGGGCAGACCCGGCCCCGCACAGCGTGCAGGGCCGCGGTCGGAAGGCGTCGCGGTCCGGCGGCCCCTTCCGTACCGGTTTCGGCCCCGTCGGGGTCCTGTGCCGTCTGGTCGCCATGGCCGGCGGGCTGATGCTGGTTGCGATCGCCGCGATGTCGGTGATCAGCATCATCGGCCGTTGGTTTGCCGGCACCGGCATCGCCGGGCTGGAATTGGGGCCGGTGCCGGGCGATTTCGAACTGGTCGAAACAGGTACCGCGATCGCGGTCTTCTGCTTTCTGCCCCAGGCCCAGCTCGCCCGCGCCCATGTCACCGTCGACCTCTTCACCATGCGCGCCGGCCCCGGCCTGCGCCGGGCGCTGGGCGTCATCGCCGATCTCCTCTTCGCCGTCACGTCCGCCCTGCTCGCCTGGCGGCTGACCATCGGTCTTGAAGAACGGCTGACTTATGGCGAGACCACGATGATTCTGGGTCTGCCGCAATGGTGGGTCTATGTGCCGGGGGTGGCCTTCATGGCCCTCACAACCCTCGCCTGCCTGACCACGCTTGGCGCCACGCTGCGCGGCGCCGTGCCGCCGACCGAAGCCGAGATCGCGGCGGCAGAGGCCGGACCGGCCAGGGCGGAGAACCGGTGA
- a CDS encoding flavin-dependent oxidoreductase, whose product MKVIIAGAGIGGLTAALSLHAAGIETVIYEAVPEIRPLGVGINLLPHAVRELTELGLADELARTGVATSTLIYTNKLGQEIWREARGREAGYNWPQYSIHRGRLQMLLFEAARARLGADRVLTDHAAARVSTDADGRARIDLVSRTTGAPLGHDTADLIIAADGIHSAVRAQFHPDEGLPKWNGRILWRGVSEAPPYLDGRSMVMAGHQDQKFVCYPIDPDIAARGASLINWIAELNLPDRKLEREDWNRPGVLEEFLPAFESWNFGWLDVPAIIRAAIRVFEFPMVDRDPLEAWTHGRVTLLGDAAHPMYPIGSNGASQAILDARTLVWRLATMGDVDAALAAYEAERLPATARIVLANRANGPEKVMQLVEERAPEGFDAVEKVLPAAELNGIIGDYKHIAGFDRDALNARPSLHPVPLPASV is encoded by the coding sequence ATGAAGGTGATCATCGCAGGCGCTGGTATCGGCGGGCTGACGGCCGCGCTCAGCCTGCACGCCGCCGGGATCGAGACGGTGATATACGAGGCGGTGCCCGAGATCCGGCCGCTGGGCGTGGGGATCAACCTGCTGCCCCATGCGGTGCGCGAGCTGACCGAGCTGGGCCTCGCCGACGAACTTGCCCGCACCGGCGTCGCCACCTCGACACTGATTTACACCAACAAGCTGGGACAGGAGATCTGGCGCGAAGCGCGCGGGCGCGAGGCCGGCTACAACTGGCCGCAATATTCGATCCATCGCGGTCGGCTGCAGATGCTGCTGTTCGAGGCGGCACGTGCCCGGCTGGGTGCCGATCGGGTGCTGACCGACCATGCCGCCGCCCGGGTCTCCACCGATGCCGACGGCCGGGCGCGGATCGATCTGGTCTCGCGCACCACCGGTGCCCCGCTTGGCCACGATACCGCCGATCTGATCATTGCTGCCGATGGTATCCATTCGGCGGTGCGGGCGCAGTTCCATCCGGATGAGGGGTTGCCGAAGTGGAACGGCCGCATCCTCTGGCGGGGCGTCAGCGAGGCGCCGCCCTATCTGGATGGGCGCAGCATGGTGATGGCCGGGCATCAGGATCAGAAGTTCGTCTGTTATCCCATCGATCCCGACATCGCGGCGCGCGGCGCATCGCTGATCAACTGGATCGCCGAACTGAACCTGCCCGACCGGAAGCTGGAGCGCGAGGACTGGAACCGCCCCGGCGTGCTGGAGGAATTCCTGCCCGCCTTCGAGAGCTGGAATTTCGGCTGGCTGGACGTACCGGCGATCATCCGTGCCGCGATCCGGGTGTTCGAGTTCCCGATGGTCGATCGTGATCCGCTGGAGGCCTGGACCCATGGTCGTGTGACGCTGCTGGGTGATGCCGCCCATCCCATGTATCCGATCGGCTCCAACGGCGCTTCGCAGGCGATCCTGGATGCCCGGACCCTGGTCTGGCGGCTGGCGACCATGGGCGATGTCGATGCGGCCCTTGCCGCCTACGAGGCCGAGCGCCTGCCGGCCACTGCCCGCATCGTGCTCGCCAACCGTGCCAATGGGCCCGAGAAGGTCATGCAGCTGGTCGAGGAGCGGGCGCCTGAGGGGTTCGATGCGGTCGAAAAGGTGCTGCCGGCGGCGGAACTGAACGGAATCATCGGCGATTACAAGCACATCGCCGGCTTCGATCGGGATGCCCTGAATGCCCGGCCGTCGCTGCATCCGGTGCCTCTTCCGGCCTCGGTCTGA
- a CDS encoding TRAP transporter substrate-binding protein: MTGIATGWRRLAARMAAGAAGMVLAAGIAGQAAAAEVTLRLHHFFPPTSAVHSKYFADWKQRVESQSAGRIEVKIYPAMQLGGTPPSLFDQARTGQADIIWTVVGYTPDRFPEAEVFDLPFLPRSAEITSQAAHEFAMKHLTGRFEGVKVIAAHTHSPGLIHTRDREVRTPEEMKGLKLRGPSRLINSFIEALGAEPVGMPVPQTAEALSRGVIDGTVLPMEGLDALRLQELVHRHMVFAGENALYTTMMLVAMNQAKYDGLPADLKKVIDDNAGIAEARAIGRVMDQADAPVVASIEKSTTNRIIALTPEETDRFRAVGAEVEKAWAERMTARGIDGPALIEEAKALVAKHAARP; this comes from the coding sequence ATGACGGGGATTGCAACGGGCTGGCGGCGGCTCGCCGCACGAATGGCAGCCGGCGCAGCCGGCATGGTGCTGGCGGCAGGCATCGCCGGCCAGGCGGCCGCAGCAGAGGTGACGCTGCGCCTGCACCATTTCTTCCCGCCGACGTCGGCGGTTCATTCCAAGTACTTCGCCGACTGGAAGCAGCGGGTGGAGAGCCAGTCCGCCGGGCGGATCGAGGTCAAGATCTACCCGGCCATGCAGCTGGGCGGCACTCCGCCCTCGCTGTTCGATCAGGCGCGCACCGGCCAGGCCGACATCATCTGGACGGTGGTGGGATACACCCCCGACCGCTTCCCCGAAGCGGAGGTCTTCGATCTGCCCTTCCTGCCGCGCTCGGCCGAGATCACCAGCCAGGCCGCGCATGAATTCGCGATGAAGCACCTCACCGGCCGCTTCGAGGGCGTGAAGGTGATCGCGGCCCATACCCACAGCCCCGGGCTGATCCACACCCGCGATCGCGAGGTCCGCACGCCCGAAGAGATGAAGGGGCTGAAGCTGCGCGGCCCGTCGCGGCTGATCAATTCCTTCATCGAAGCGCTTGGTGCCGAGCCGGTCGGCATGCCGGTGCCGCAGACCGCAGAAGCGCTGTCGCGCGGCGTGATCGACGGCACCGTGCTGCCGATGGAAGGGCTGGACGCGCTGCGCCTGCAGGAACTGGTTCACCGTCATATGGTGTTCGCAGGCGAGAATGCGCTCTACACCACCATGATGCTGGTGGCGATGAACCAGGCGAAATATGACGGCCTGCCCGCCGACCTGAAGAAGGTCATCGACGACAATGCCGGCATCGCCGAGGCCCGCGCGATCGGCCGCGTGATGGATCAGGCCGATGCGCCGGTGGTCGCCTCGATCGAAAAGTCGACCACCAACCGGATCATCGCACTGACGCCTGAAGAGACTGATCGCTTCCGCGCCGTCGGCGCCGAGGTCGAAAAGGCCTGGGCAGAGCGCATGACCGCTCGTGGCATCGACGGCCCGGCGCTGATTGAAGAAGCCAAGGCTCTGGTCGCAAAGCATGCCGCCCGGCCCTGA
- a CDS encoding DMT family transporter: MGVTSLLFISTALLWGGGALATAFQAGPVPAVVSVGWRMVAAGLLMMGWAHIRGVRLRLTAADWRWTALQGVAFYGLAFVAFYSAVRLIPSGPAALVLSTSSVFAGLIGWALLGTSLTRRHLAGLVLGIGGVALVFAPDIARLGEGPRALEGLAWAAVSAVAAALGTVIGARHQARGLAPEAAIAWGGLIGGVTAFMVALLQGASFSFDWSWRYGLSLAYLALPASCLNFLIYFELVRRVGPGRAAYAMTLVPVVALTLSWGFEGLVLTPAMLAGAAVILCGNLLVLRR; the protein is encoded by the coding sequence ATGGGCGTCACCTCCCTTCTGTTCATCTCCACCGCCCTTCTCTGGGGCGGCGGGGCGCTCGCCACGGCTTTTCAGGCGGGGCCCGTGCCGGCGGTGGTGTCGGTGGGTTGGCGCATGGTCGCGGCCGGGCTGTTGATGATGGGCTGGGCGCATATCCGGGGGGTGCGGCTCAGGCTTACAGCCGCCGACTGGCGGTGGACGGCGCTGCAGGGCGTCGCCTTCTACGGCCTGGCCTTCGTCGCCTTCTACAGCGCCGTTCGTCTGATTCCCAGCGGCCCGGCGGCGCTGGTGCTGTCCACCTCCTCGGTTTTTGCAGGGTTGATCGGTTGGGCGCTGCTGGGCACCTCGCTGACCCGCCGCCATCTGGCCGGGCTGGTGCTCGGCATCGGGGGCGTCGCCCTGGTCTTCGCTCCCGACATCGCCCGTCTGGGAGAGGGGCCGCGGGCGCTTGAAGGGCTGGCCTGGGCAGCGGTCTCGGCCGTCGCTGCGGCGCTTGGCACGGTGATCGGCGCCCGACATCAGGCGCGGGGGCTGGCCCCCGAAGCAGCCATCGCCTGGGGCGGGCTGATCGGCGGCGTCACCGCCTTCATGGTCGCCCTGCTTCAGGGGGCATCATTCAGCTTCGACTGGTCATGGCGCTATGGTCTCAGTCTCGCCTATCTGGCCCTTCCGGCCTCGTGCCTCAACTTCCTGATCTATTTCGAGCTGGTCAGGCGCGTCGGGCCAGGCAGGGCCGCCTATGCAATGACCCTGGTGCCGGTGGTTGCCCTGACCCTCTCCTGGGGGTTCGAAGGGCTGGTGCTCACGCCTGCCATGCTGGCAGGTGCGGCGGTGATCCTTTGCGGCAATCTGCTGGTGCTGCGGCGCTGA
- a CDS encoding TRAP transporter large permease — MSDTTIGLLGIAGLLIAMALRVPVGLAMLLAGILGSMAVAGPMGIMAGLTTLPVEQFSNHALSIVPLFLLMGAFAGRAGLSQLLFDAARDWLGHRRGGLAMAAIGACAAFGSICGSSLATAATMTRVALPEMRRHGYDDGLATGVLAAGGTLGILIPPSVVLVIYAVLTGQNIDRMFIAALVPGVLAALGYMAAIRVQVMLKPEAAPAVARIGWSERLRGLARTWPVFLIFVLVIGGIYAGVFTPTEGAAVGAAATGLFALVRGGLRRGAFTEVVMETASGTAMIFMIVLGAAAFNGFLALTGLPMQAAEAIGGLDVPPIVVLAAILVLYLALGCIMDSLSMILLTVPIFYPLIMALDFGLPPAEAAIWFGILALVVVEVGMITPPVGLNVFVINAMSGGTPMRDTFAGVIPFLVSDVLRILALVAFPGITLGLMRLLY, encoded by the coding sequence ATGAGCGATACCACCATCGGTCTTCTCGGCATTGCCGGTCTGCTCATCGCCATGGCCCTGCGCGTGCCGGTCGGGCTCGCCATGCTGCTGGCCGGCATCCTGGGCAGTATGGCGGTCGCAGGCCCCATGGGCATCATGGCCGGGCTCACCACCCTGCCGGTGGAGCAGTTCTCCAATCACGCGCTGTCGATCGTGCCGCTCTTCCTGCTGATGGGCGCCTTCGCCGGGCGGGCCGGCCTGTCGCAGCTGCTGTTCGATGCTGCCCGCGACTGGCTGGGCCATCGCCGCGGCGGCCTCGCCATGGCCGCGATCGGCGCCTGCGCCGCCTTCGGCTCGATCTGCGGCTCGTCACTCGCCACCGCCGCGACCATGACCCGGGTCGCCCTGCCCGAAATGCGCCGCCATGGCTATGACGACGGGCTGGCGACCGGCGTTCTGGCGGCCGGCGGTACGCTCGGTATCCTCATCCCGCCCTCGGTGGTGCTGGTGATCTATGCGGTGCTGACCGGGCAGAACATCGACCGGATGTTCATTGCCGCCCTGGTGCCGGGCGTGCTTGCCGCTCTGGGCTATATGGCAGCAATCAGGGTTCAGGTGATGCTGAAGCCGGAAGCCGCGCCGGCCGTCGCCCGGATCGGCTGGTCGGAACGTCTCCGCGGCCTCGCCCGCACCTGGCCGGTTTTCCTGATTTTCGTGCTGGTCATCGGCGGCATCTATGCCGGCGTCTTCACGCCCACCGAAGGAGCCGCGGTGGGGGCTGCCGCCACCGGGTTGTTCGCGCTGGTCCGCGGCGGGCTCCGCCGCGGTGCCTTCACCGAGGTGGTGATGGAGACCGCATCCGGCACCGCAATGATCTTCATGATCGTGCTGGGGGCCGCCGCCTTCAACGGCTTCCTGGCACTCACCGGCCTGCCGATGCAGGCGGCCGAGGCGATCGGCGGGCTCGACGTGCCGCCGATCGTGGTGCTGGCGGCAATCCTGGTGCTCTACCTGGCGCTCGGCTGCATCATGGACAGCCTGTCGATGATCCTGCTGACCGTGCCGATCTTCTACCCGCTGATCATGGCGCTGGATTTCGGCCTGCCGCCCGCAGAAGCCGCCATCTGGTTCGGCATTCTGGCGCTGGTGGTGGTGGAGGTCGGCATGATCACCCCCCCGGTCGGGCTCAATGTCTTCGTGATCAACGCCATGTCGGGCGGCACCCCCATGCGCGACACCTTCGCCGGCGTGATCCCGTTCCTCGTCTCCGACGTGCTGCGCATCCTGGCACTGGTGGCCTTTCCGGGCATCACGCTTGGCCTGATGCGCCTGCTCTACTGA